In Tsukamurella tyrosinosolvens, the genomic window CAATGCCCGTGCCGCTCGACGAACTGCGTCAGCTCGAAGAGCCCCTCGGACCAGGTCCGGTGGCGCTTGGCGAGCCAGCGCCACTCCGGAAGAGCTTCCAGCAGCTGGATCCGCTCGCTCGGGAGCATGTCCGCCAGATAGCGCTCGCGCTGCTTGACCACCCACCCGCCGAGGCAGAATCCGGAGACCGTGCGCGCCGCTACGGGGACATCGGAGGTGCCGTGCTCGTCGACGTAGTTGCGGAGCTCCTGGTAGGCGTCAATCCATCGCAGGGTGCGCTCGCCCCACGTCCAGCCCGGCAGACGTGCCAGCAACCGCTCCTGAGACGCGGTGAGAGTGCCGTCTCGATTAGCGAGACGCTGCCGGCTCACCCAGGCCCCGAGGTAGTAGCCGTCGGCGCAACGGAAGCGGACGGGGACGCGGGCGACGCCGTGCGTGTCCACGAAGCGCTGCAGGTGGCGAAATCCCTCCGCCCAGGCGTCCGCACGCATCTCCTGCGGGATCATGGCGCTGTGTCCCAGTGCCAGTTCGGGCGCTCCTCGAGCTGGACAACCTGCTCGGGTGGGAGCTCGGCGCGGTTGTGGGCGGTGCGCACAGTCGCGATCCACGCCCCGAGCGGAAAGCGGTCGCCGCAGACGTACTCGCGCGGCACGGCGCCGTGCCGTCGCTCCGTCACGAACTCGTCGAGATGCCGGAGGCCGGTCGCGAACAGCACCTGCGGCGCGGCGCGGACGGTAGTCCCGTTCCGCAGCGT contains:
- a CDS encoding helicase associated domain-containing protein → MIPQEMRADAWAEGFRHLQRFVDTHGVARVPVRFRCADGYYLGAWVSRQRLANRDGTLTASQERLLARLPGWTWGERTLRWIDAYQELRNYVDEHGTSDVPVAARTVSGFCLGGWVVKQRERYLADMLPSERIQLLEALPEWRWLAKRHRTWSEGLFELTQFVERHGHCEPAPGHFTPSGFPLRSWVMAQRRRHAAGLLRPDHASALEAVPDWSWVTSACCHHDVPAHRAA